Proteins encoded together in one Calditrichota bacterium window:
- the gcvT gene encoding glycine cleavage system aminomethyltransferase GcvT, with translation MKTTALTAEHAALGAKLVDFAGYKMPIQYRSIRAEHLRVRSTVGVFDVSHMGEFIVRGKDREEFLHYVTVNDVKSMVVGQAQYSCMCRPDGGIVDDLLIYKGDDHFMVVVNASNMQKDWDWLSQNLRGDVTMEDKSEQTSLLAVQGRNAVDVIQKLTKTDLSAIKFYHFAVGSVAGRDVVIARTGYTGEDGFELYLKNEDAVHVWQEVLDKGKEFDIEPVGLGARDSLRLEMKMCLYGNDIDDTTHPLEAGLGWITKLDKGDFIGRDVLLKAKEKGLTRKLVAIELEGSAFPRHGYVIQDASGKEIGKVTSGTVSPSLNKGIALGYVPSELSAIGSEVFVVCHSKPVKSKVVKPPFYKRPY, from the coding sequence TTGAAAACCACGGCGCTAACAGCCGAACATGCAGCCCTCGGCGCGAAGCTTGTTGACTTCGCCGGATATAAAATGCCCATTCAATACCGTTCGATCCGCGCGGAGCACTTGCGAGTGCGCAGCACGGTCGGGGTTTTCGACGTTTCCCATATGGGCGAGTTCATAGTCAGAGGAAAAGACCGGGAAGAATTTTTGCACTACGTCACGGTCAATGACGTCAAGTCGATGGTCGTCGGGCAAGCGCAGTATTCGTGCATGTGCCGTCCCGACGGCGGTATCGTTGATGACTTGTTGATTTACAAAGGCGACGATCACTTTATGGTGGTGGTCAATGCCTCGAATATGCAGAAGGATTGGGATTGGCTCTCGCAAAACCTGCGTGGCGACGTGACCATGGAAGACAAATCCGAGCAGACGTCGCTTCTGGCCGTGCAAGGGCGGAACGCGGTAGACGTGATTCAGAAGCTCACCAAGACTGACCTCTCTGCCATAAAATTCTATCACTTTGCGGTCGGAAGCGTTGCCGGCCGGGATGTGGTTATTGCGCGAACAGGTTACACGGGTGAAGATGGATTCGAACTCTATCTGAAGAATGAAGACGCCGTGCATGTCTGGCAGGAAGTACTGGACAAGGGGAAGGAGTTCGACATCGAGCCAGTGGGACTCGGCGCGCGTGATTCTCTCCGCCTCGAAATGAAGATGTGCCTGTACGGCAACGACATCGACGATACGACGCATCCGCTTGAAGCGGGCCTCGGTTGGATCACCAAGCTCGACAAAGGCGATTTCATTGGGCGAGACGTCCTGCTGAAGGCTAAGGAAAAAGGACTCACGCGCAAATTGGTGGCGATTGAGCTTGAAGGTTCCGCATTCCCACGCCATGGATATGTGATCCAAGATGCAAGCGGCAAAGAAATCGGAAAAGTGACATCTGGTACTGTTTCGCCAAGTCTCAACAAGGGTATTGCACTTGGATATGTACCGAGCGAGCTGTCAGCAATTGGCTCTGAAGTGTTTGTAGTTTGCCACAGCAAGCCAGTGAAATCGAAAGTCGTCAAACCGCCCTTCTACAAACGACCATACTGA
- a CDS encoding 2-phosphosulfolactate phosphatase has protein sequence MNIRVFATPREWNEDDVRGGTAIIIDVLRASSTITQALVNGAREVVPVATPAEAGELAAKAGRANVVLGGERDGKLIEGFDLGNSPFEYSEDRVGGRTVIFASTNGSPALVRAKTAEHVVVGCFNNLSSVVMSAREKNLDVAVVCSGRNGKFSLEDFVCAGKMVEGLLGPGSEAANDGAQGSLDLFRYYRSQIPEVVHYSYHGKFLAGLGFVNDLEHCSKVDIHNIVPTLIEGKVRLPKSNGNFQAG, from the coding sequence ATGAACATCAGGGTATTCGCGACTCCAAGGGAGTGGAACGAGGATGACGTCCGCGGCGGAACGGCAATCATCATTGACGTGCTTCGCGCTTCATCGACCATTACGCAGGCGCTTGTCAACGGAGCACGCGAGGTTGTTCCCGTAGCGACCCCGGCCGAAGCGGGTGAGCTTGCAGCCAAGGCAGGTCGGGCAAACGTCGTGCTTGGCGGTGAACGTGACGGAAAACTTATCGAAGGATTCGATCTGGGAAACTCTCCGTTCGAGTATTCTGAAGACAGAGTCGGCGGTCGGACGGTGATTTTCGCGTCGACGAACGGTTCGCCGGCACTGGTCCGCGCGAAAACGGCCGAACATGTTGTTGTAGGCTGTTTCAACAATCTTTCATCCGTCGTAATGAGCGCGCGCGAAAAAAACCTCGACGTCGCTGTTGTCTGTTCCGGTCGCAACGGAAAATTCTCGTTGGAAGATTTTGTCTGTGCGGGAAAGATGGTAGAAGGATTGCTCGGACCGGGAAGCGAAGCGGCAAACGACGGCGCGCAGGGTTCCCTTGATCTCTTTCGTTATTACCGTTCGCAGATTCCTGAAGTCGTTCACTACAGCTATCACGGAAAATTTCTCGCTGGACTCGGATTCGTCAACGACCTCGAACACTGCTCAAAAGTCGATATTCACAATATCGTTCCGACGCTGATAGAGGGGAAGGTAAGACTACCTAAGTCAAATGGCAACTTCCAAGCAGGCTGA
- a CDS encoding DNA translocase FtsK 4TM domain-containing protein: MATSKQAEQHTKSTERSPTPIMAGLLLLGFALLLFVAVATHSTQDFPYRDFGAAPDNAAGRFGEYMSALLGPLFMGQWPAVVFPFIIGLWGWTLVRRHSRRSAVIVSVWTLALGLWSSTSIGVIGDLVHRDNISSYYAQSGEFGFWSAHQLILLAGRFGAVLAMLVLMLVGLTMTMAGFAEWIERRAAQTAQIAGKAKSLPLPSVVPAWRFLKNWMASKKEPEETIPTVDIDRVRETPSQHETAEPLPRVAAADGHAGKVLHNLGEEIDPLTGARRATVRASEQMTMSVDDHSGYVFPAADCFNLPPADRIGGMSRDEQQHNAELLEKSLDTFGVKAQVTQVNPGPVITQFELAPAPGVKVARIESLADDLALALRARGLRILAPIPGKAAVGVEMANPKPALVTFREVVESQQFQTAKSKLTIALGRTVNGEILTADLGSLPHLLIAGTTGSGKSVCVNAIITSILLRATPEEVQFVMIDPKKLELAAYNELRNHHLTHRPDLSEHVITKPDEAVKVLRSCLVEMERRYDMLAERGARQLSEYNVMVKEDPREGDRPLPYIVVLIDELADLMVTAQREVEEPIARLAQLARAVGIHMVVATQRPSVDVITGVIKANFPARIAFRVAMKVDSRTILDTNGAEMLLGQGDMLFQHPEEPAPQRVQGALLTSSEIARVITHIRKQPPPRAKLVLPLDQQEEREGAVVDGQLEGRDPLFLEAAKIVVRTGQGSVSILQRRLKVGYSRAARLIDQLERAGVVGPFDGSKARAVLADEQTLMDLEQQ, encoded by the coding sequence ATGGCAACTTCCAAGCAGGCTGAACAACACACCAAATCAACTGAGCGCTCGCCAACACCAATTATGGCGGGCCTCTTGTTGTTGGGGTTTGCCCTTCTCTTGTTTGTTGCGGTTGCAACTCATTCTACTCAGGATTTCCCTTATCGCGATTTTGGAGCTGCGCCGGACAATGCCGCTGGGAGATTCGGCGAGTACATGTCTGCGTTGCTTGGTCCCTTATTTATGGGCCAATGGCCCGCAGTGGTTTTCCCGTTTATCATTGGTCTATGGGGTTGGACGCTTGTGCGCAGGCACTCGCGCCGCAGCGCCGTGATTGTTTCCGTTTGGACGCTTGCGTTAGGGCTATGGAGCTCCACGAGCATCGGCGTGATTGGTGACCTTGTTCACAGGGATAATATTTCGTCGTACTATGCGCAATCGGGCGAGTTCGGATTCTGGAGCGCGCACCAACTGATTTTGCTTGCGGGCAGGTTTGGCGCAGTGTTGGCCATGCTGGTCTTGATGCTCGTTGGTCTGACCATGACGATGGCGGGATTTGCGGAGTGGATTGAACGACGGGCGGCACAGACCGCGCAGATTGCCGGGAAGGCAAAGAGTCTTCCGCTTCCTTCAGTAGTTCCCGCTTGGCGGTTCTTGAAAAATTGGATGGCTTCGAAAAAAGAGCCTGAAGAGACCATTCCCACGGTCGACATAGACCGGGTGCGAGAGACTCCGTCGCAACACGAGACGGCAGAACCTCTGCCGCGAGTTGCGGCGGCGGATGGTCACGCTGGGAAAGTTCTCCACAATTTGGGCGAAGAGATCGACCCTTTGACCGGCGCGCGCAGGGCAACCGTTCGTGCTTCGGAACAAATGACCATGTCGGTGGACGACCATTCGGGTTACGTATTTCCAGCAGCAGACTGTTTCAACTTGCCTCCGGCCGACCGCATTGGCGGAATGTCACGCGACGAACAGCAGCACAATGCTGAGTTGCTCGAGAAAAGTCTCGACACATTTGGAGTGAAAGCACAAGTAACGCAAGTAAATCCCGGCCCCGTGATTACTCAGTTTGAGCTTGCCCCTGCGCCGGGTGTTAAGGTTGCGCGAATAGAGTCACTGGCGGATGATCTCGCCTTGGCACTGCGCGCCAGAGGATTGAGAATTCTCGCGCCTATTCCCGGCAAGGCAGCCGTCGGTGTTGAAATGGCCAACCCAAAACCTGCGCTCGTGACATTCAGGGAAGTCGTCGAATCGCAGCAGTTTCAAACGGCAAAGTCGAAACTGACCATTGCTCTGGGTCGCACGGTCAATGGAGAAATTCTCACGGCGGACTTAGGCTCGCTTCCGCATCTCTTGATCGCGGGGACGACCGGTTCAGGGAAATCCGTCTGCGTGAACGCTATTATTACGTCGATTCTGCTCCGTGCGACTCCCGAAGAAGTTCAATTCGTGATGATCGATCCCAAGAAGCTCGAGCTTGCGGCATACAACGAACTTCGAAATCATCATCTGACTCACAGGCCAGATCTGAGCGAACATGTAATCACGAAGCCCGACGAGGCCGTGAAAGTGCTTCGAAGCTGCCTCGTTGAAATGGAGCGGCGGTACGACATGTTAGCAGAGCGCGGCGCGCGCCAGCTTTCGGAGTACAATGTGATGGTGAAGGAGGATCCGCGCGAAGGGGATCGTCCCCTTCCGTACATCGTCGTACTTATCGACGAGCTTGCGGACTTGATGGTGACTGCTCAGCGCGAAGTTGAAGAACCCATTGCGCGATTGGCACAGCTTGCTCGCGCTGTTGGCATACATATGGTCGTTGCCACGCAGCGGCCGTCCGTAGACGTTATCACAGGAGTCATCAAAGCGAACTTCCCCGCGCGTATCGCGTTTCGAGTTGCCATGAAAGTAGACTCCCGGACGATTCTGGATACGAACGGAGCCGAGATGCTCTTGGGGCAAGGCGACATGCTTTTTCAACATCCCGAAGAACCCGCGCCGCAACGTGTGCAGGGCGCGCTTCTGACGTCTTCTGAGATTGCAAGAGTAATTACCCATATACGAAAACAACCGCCTCCGCGCGCCAAGCTGGTGCTTCCGCTCGATCAGCAGGAAGAGCGTGAAGGAGCAGTTGTGGACGGACAACTCGAAGGGCGGGATCCGTTATTCCTCGAGGCGGCAAAAATTGTCGTGCGCACTGGACAAGGCAGCGTTTCGATCTTACAGCGTCGCTTGAAGGTTGGTTACAGTAGAGCAGCAAGATTAATTGACCAGCTCGAGCGAGCAGGCGTCGTCGGGCCGTTTGACGGATCGAAAGCGCGGGCGGTGCTGGCAGACGAACAGACATTGATGGACCTTGAACAACAATAA
- a CDS encoding flippase-like domain-containing protein, with protein MKSRTSKILLSLGISGFFLYLTAFTPHFASLFTGKMSIGEALFGSPRFNLSELGGVIANARWSNIVIAGFVFYATQFLRAWRWQLMLKTLTEIKLTPTFGAMTIGYMANNLLPMRLGEVYRAQVIYQLTGLSRTAAFGTIVAERVVDLIYMVPYIVAALLIYPLPGNLEMGAYIMSAAAVLIGGFSLWLGVDRERALSIAGFFLKIFPDKFREKILGFLSTFSAGLGVMGRKDLFWQMAISSLALWAMYTYMVYLIMAAVGLTGPEYPMIHDDLVGSVLVMLVVTTIGFVIPGAPGAVGTYHGIAVLGLSLFNVPGDRAAGFAVLLHALNYIPLTLVGLLFFWKYGFSFHDRDKLVASDSEVSDMDAGSDRLPKAVR; from the coding sequence ATGAAAAGTCGCACCTCGAAGATTCTCCTGAGCCTCGGCATCAGTGGGTTCTTTTTGTATCTGACTGCATTCACGCCGCATTTCGCGTCGCTGTTCACCGGCAAAATGTCTATAGGCGAAGCGCTGTTCGGATCACCAAGGTTCAATTTGAGCGAATTGGGCGGCGTGATCGCGAATGCAAGGTGGTCAAACATCGTCATTGCGGGTTTTGTGTTTTATGCGACACAATTCTTGCGCGCGTGGCGCTGGCAGTTGATGCTTAAGACCTTAACCGAGATTAAGTTGACCCCGACGTTTGGGGCAATGACTATCGGCTATATGGCAAACAACTTGCTGCCGATGCGCTTGGGCGAAGTCTACCGGGCTCAGGTAATCTATCAGTTGACGGGTCTCTCGCGAACGGCGGCTTTCGGAACGATCGTCGCGGAGCGTGTGGTCGACTTGATTTACATGGTTCCCTATATCGTTGCCGCACTCTTGATCTATCCGCTGCCGGGCAATCTTGAGATGGGCGCGTACATAATGTCTGCGGCGGCTGTCTTGATTGGTGGTTTCAGCCTATGGCTTGGCGTTGACCGTGAGCGCGCTCTTTCGATTGCCGGTTTCTTTTTGAAGATATTTCCCGACAAGTTCAGAGAAAAGATTCTCGGTTTTCTCTCGACGTTTAGCGCGGGTTTAGGCGTGATGGGCCGCAAAGATCTGTTCTGGCAAATGGCGATATCTTCGCTGGCGCTGTGGGCGATGTATACATACATGGTCTATTTGATTATGGCGGCAGTTGGGCTTACCGGCCCTGAGTATCCGATGATCCACGACGATCTTGTCGGATCGGTGCTGGTGATGCTTGTTGTGACGACCATCGGTTTTGTGATTCCCGGAGCACCGGGAGCAGTAGGAACGTATCACGGAATCGCAGTGCTCGGATTGAGCCTGTTTAACGTGCCGGGTGATCGCGCGGCGGGTTTCGCCGTATTGCTGCATGCACTAAACTACATTCCTCTGACGTTGGTCGGACTGCTATTCTTCTGGAAGTACGGTTTCTCATTTCATGATCGAGACAAACTGGTTGCTTCTGACTCGGAAGTGAGTGACATGGACGCGGGATCAGACCGCTTACCCAAAGCTGTGAGGTAA
- a CDS encoding polysaccharide biosynthesis tyrosine autokinase, giving the protein MDFKDNTGRFSEYFRILFRGRWIIIGCFFAVVAATTYLTYRMQPVYVASASVLLLDTDPVDVTIRDANPAPFKKSRNLNESELMGSRRIAEDVLRSLADSPYKSELNIMRESDALGNTITFDDRVRRLRDNTSIENLKGSDVLQVSVRASSAFESSFLANAIAEEYYRYKLRAARGEISEIRQFLEQQLEVVRDQLSQSEELERAYKESRGVSSLDDESRALVDQSTQMHALYNQTESDLNAELRRMDYLKRQLEDTRGTMVEDMSNITSPIIETLQREIAEKQSRLAALVSNPGPGTEVTVNSLENEIETIKGKLAEEVRKIASGRGSLDPLRTSQNLFEEVLKSEVEIKALTARAEALREAIANIDYDLDQLPEKALVLARLTRDSKLNEDLYLMLNEKYEETRISEAAKSAGVEIVDTAKPPEVPVKPRKKLNILFGMLFGLGLGVGITLLIDLLDDTIKTPEELERMNLTALGTIPIVNIEDIRRRMKRQGKELTAQDEARIESKMITRFSPKSPISEAYRSLRTNIQFSDIDNPKRVILMTSSATKEGKSTTCVNLAITFAQTGSRVLLVDSDLRRPTLHNFFNLDKMYGLSNVLIGSLAFSDVIKRTEVENLDVITAGDIPPNPAEMVASERMKAFLEEARSRYDVVMLDSPPVVAVTDAAILTTRADATIVVVSSGMTGRSELKRALGLIESVGSHVLGVILNGLDIKKMYGSYYYYFHYYQYYYYYGSETGKKKKKKTGVKRHREAKMPSDVSDVT; this is encoded by the coding sequence TTGGATTTCAAAGACAACACAGGGCGTTTTTCGGAGTATTTCCGCATTCTGTTCAGGGGGCGCTGGATCATCATCGGCTGCTTCTTCGCCGTGGTAGCGGCAACGACGTATTTGACGTATCGAATGCAGCCGGTATATGTCGCTTCTGCGAGCGTCTTGCTTCTCGATACGGACCCGGTGGACGTTACCATTCGAGACGCGAATCCCGCTCCGTTCAAGAAATCAAGAAATCTGAACGAGTCGGAATTGATGGGAAGCCGCAGAATCGCGGAAGACGTATTGAGGTCGTTGGCGGATTCTCCCTACAAGTCCGAGCTCAACATCATGCGAGAGTCGGATGCACTGGGGAACACGATAACGTTTGACGACCGTGTCCGCAGGCTTCGTGACAATACAAGCATTGAGAACCTTAAGGGATCAGATGTTCTGCAGGTTTCTGTCCGTGCGTCCTCTGCATTTGAATCATCATTCCTCGCTAACGCAATCGCCGAGGAATATTATCGCTATAAGCTGCGCGCCGCGCGCGGCGAGATTTCCGAAATCAGGCAATTTCTCGAGCAGCAGCTTGAAGTGGTCCGTGATCAGCTGTCACAATCAGAAGAACTCGAACGGGCATACAAAGAAAGCCGCGGAGTGTCGTCGTTGGATGACGAATCGCGTGCCTTGGTTGACCAGTCGACTCAGATGCACGCGCTTTACAATCAAACGGAAAGTGACCTGAATGCCGAGTTACGACGGATGGACTACCTTAAGCGGCAGCTTGAAGACACGCGCGGAACGATGGTTGAGGACATGAGTAACATCACGAGTCCGATCATCGAAACCCTTCAAAGAGAAATTGCGGAGAAGCAGTCGCGTTTGGCGGCGTTGGTGTCCAATCCCGGTCCGGGTACGGAAGTCACGGTCAATTCTCTTGAGAACGAAATTGAGACGATCAAAGGCAAATTGGCGGAGGAAGTGCGAAAGATCGCCAGCGGCAGAGGTTCGCTCGATCCGCTCAGAACTTCGCAAAATCTTTTTGAGGAAGTGCTGAAGAGCGAAGTCGAAATCAAGGCGTTGACGGCACGCGCCGAAGCTCTTCGCGAGGCCATCGCCAATATCGACTATGATTTGGATCAATTGCCGGAAAAGGCTCTGGTGTTGGCGCGTTTGACGCGTGACAGCAAGCTGAACGAAGACCTGTATCTGATGCTCAATGAGAAGTACGAAGAGACTCGGATCAGCGAAGCGGCGAAATCGGCCGGTGTGGAGATCGTCGACACGGCCAAGCCGCCTGAAGTGCCGGTGAAGCCGCGCAAGAAACTCAATATTCTTTTCGGAATGTTGTTTGGACTCGGGCTTGGAGTCGGCATAACTTTGTTGATTGACTTGTTGGATGATACCATCAAGACGCCGGAAGAGCTTGAGCGGATGAACTTGACGGCGCTCGGCACGATCCCGATCGTGAACATCGAGGACATTCGCCGCCGCATGAAACGGCAAGGCAAAGAGCTGACGGCGCAAGACGAAGCACGGATTGAGTCTAAGATGATCACGCGGTTCTCGCCGAAGTCTCCGATTAGCGAGGCATATAGAAGTCTTCGGACGAACATCCAGTTTTCGGATATTGACAATCCGAAACGAGTGATTCTGATGACGTCTTCGGCGACCAAAGAAGGCAAGTCAACGACGTGTGTAAACCTTGCGATCACATTTGCCCAAACCGGATCGCGTGTGTTGCTTGTGGACAGCGATTTGCGCCGTCCCACTCTGCACAATTTCTTCAATCTGGACAAGATGTACGGATTGAGCAACGTGTTGATTGGTTCACTTGCATTTTCGGATGTGATTAAGCGAACTGAAGTGGAGAATCTCGATGTGATCACGGCCGGCGACATCCCGCCGAATCCCGCTGAAATGGTCGCATCCGAGCGCATGAAGGCCTTTTTGGAAGAAGCTCGTTCTCGTTACGACGTCGTGATGCTTGACAGTCCCCCGGTTGTGGCCGTGACGGATGCCGCGATCTTGACGACTAGAGCGGATGCGACTATCGTGGTTGTAAGCTCCGGCATGACGGGCCGCAGTGAACTGAAGCGCGCGCTTGGCCTGATCGAAAGCGTGGGTTCGCACGTACTCGGCGTAATATTGAACGGACTCGACATCAAGAAGATGTACGGTTCGTACTATTACTACTTCCATTACTATCAGTACTACTACTATTACGGGTCCGAAACCGGTAAGAAGAAGAAAAAGAAGACCGGTGTAAAACGGCACCGCGAGGCGAAGATGCCTTCCGATGTCTCGGACGTAACGTAG
- the ispE gene encoding 4-(cytidine 5'-diphospho)-2-C-methyl-D-erythritol kinase — protein MEELTRTYPDSFEIEGGFMLRSPAKVNLLLRILGKRADGYHELETVFQELDWYDELEFRDDDSFTLEVQGADLPSGESNLVVKAARLLSKAAGVGCRGRLVLKKNLPVQGGVGGGSSNAAIALLGLNRLWRLNWPVSRLDSLAKELGADCPFFLYGGLARATGRGDVIEPLKGRSEGMFVLVCPPFGVETAWAFSQVRVPLTEVEKNVIFSPLWSSGRGESHPVDFLSNDLENIVFQRHEGLIGLRDSLLEAGAVASLLSGSGSTVFGIFESHEQADAAKRKLETELDLRITVCRAVARSRNESPR, from the coding sequence TTGGAAGAACTTACTCGCACCTATCCAGACAGCTTCGAAATTGAAGGTGGTTTCATGCTTCGTTCGCCAGCTAAGGTGAACTTGCTTCTGCGTATTCTTGGCAAGCGAGCCGATGGATACCACGAATTAGAAACTGTTTTCCAAGAGCTCGACTGGTACGATGAATTGGAGTTTCGTGATGACGATTCATTCACACTTGAGGTTCAAGGAGCCGATCTGCCCTCCGGGGAATCGAACTTGGTTGTGAAGGCCGCTCGGCTGCTGTCAAAGGCCGCCGGAGTCGGATGCCGTGGTCGGCTGGTTCTCAAGAAGAATCTTCCCGTGCAGGGTGGGGTAGGGGGAGGCTCATCGAATGCGGCGATCGCCTTGTTGGGCCTGAATCGTCTTTGGCGGCTAAACTGGCCTGTTTCCCGGCTTGACAGCCTTGCCAAGGAACTTGGAGCCGACTGCCCGTTTTTCCTCTACGGTGGGCTGGCCAGGGCCACTGGCCGTGGGGATGTGATAGAACCGCTCAAGGGCAGAAGTGAGGGGATGTTTGTGCTGGTTTGCCCGCCTTTTGGGGTCGAGACGGCGTGGGCCTTTTCCCAAGTCAGGGTACCCTTGACAGAAGTGGAGAAGAATGTTATATTTAGTCCTCTGTGGTCATCAGGAAGAGGTGAGTCGCACCCTGTTGATTTTCTCTCTAACGATTTGGAAAATATAGTTTTCCAGAGGCATGAGGGACTTATCGGGTTACGAGATTCCCTGCTTGAGGCTGGAGCAGTTGCATCCCTCTTGTCCGGAAGTGGGTCAACTGTTTTCGGAATTTTTGAATCACACGAGCAGGCCGACGCTGCAAAGCGAAAGCTGGAAACAGAATTAGACTTACGGATTACGGTGTGCCGCGCCGTGGCTCGGAGCAGAAATGAAAGTCCCCGCTAA
- a CDS encoding septation protein SpoVG family protein yields the protein MTITEIHVNLRDEEKLKAFVNITFDDVFVIRGLKIIEGKDGLFVCMPSRKLEDGTYKDIAHPITNEFRRQMESQILEEFNRLSDEASASPAAPGHGDGVTS from the coding sequence TTGACCATCACAGAGATTCACGTCAATCTACGCGACGAAGAAAAGCTAAAAGCATTCGTCAATATTACTTTTGATGACGTATTCGTCATTCGAGGTTTGAAGATCATCGAGGGCAAAGATGGCTTGTTCGTTTGCATGCCCAGCCGCAAGCTGGAGGATGGCACGTACAAGGATATTGCCCACCCGATCACGAACGAGTTTCGTCGGCAGATGGAGTCTCAAATACTCGAAGAATTCAACAGACTTTCCGACGAAGCATCGGCCAGTCCGGCAGCACCCGGTCATGGAGACGGTGTCACGAGTTGA